A single genomic interval of Plodia interpunctella isolate USDA-ARS_2022_Savannah chromosome 14, ilPloInte3.2, whole genome shotgun sequence harbors:
- the net gene encoding transcription factor ATOH8 codes for MSSFISTSAESQPEVKDRILERDAGFVSGGEDDDSCSGPAHSDDSGVRLDSRAESDRPKRDRTPARLQPPKKRIRLCSREDLASPESDAPVSPFRPWSFTEEPQREPLSLVKKTSETTLLRQRRRPLEPPPPIPPPLVLESRPGPPRVPPHPAVVEPYTEKPKPREQRNYKNMTRERRIEANARERTRVHTISAAFDTLRRSVPAYSHNQKLSKLSVLRIACAYIAALSAAIDPEADLSTAVESVTQTIHTEGKLRKKKDDP; via the exons ATGTCATCTTTCATTTCCACTTCCGCGGAGAGCCAGCCCGAAGTCAAAG atcGTATTCTAGAGAGAGATGCAGGCTTCGTGTCCGGTGGAGAGGATGACGACTCCTGTTCGGGTCCAGCGCATTCCGATGACTCGGGAGTGCGTTTGGACTCCCGGGCCGAGAGCGACCGGCCCAAGCGAGACCGGACCCCGGCCAGACTGCAGCCGCCCAAGAAGAGGATACGACTTTGCTCTAGAGAAGACCTCGCCAGCCCCGAGAGCGATGCCCCCGTCAGCCCTTTCAGACCGTGGTCCTTCACAGAGGAACCACAAAGAGAACCCCTCTCCTTAGTCAAGAAAACCAGTGAAACTACCCTTTTAAGACAAAGGAGAAGACCATTAGAACCACCACCACCTATCCCACCTCCGCTAGTGCTTGAATCCAGACCGGGACCACCCAGAGTACCTCCCCACCCTGCAGTAGTCGAACCTTACACCGAGAAACCTAAACCTAGAGAACAAAGGAACTACAAAAACATGACAAGAGAAAGGAGGATCGAAGCAAACGCAAGAGAAAGGACTAGGGTTCACACGATAAGCGCGGCCTTCGACACCCTTCGAAGATCAGTTCCTGCATATAGTCATAATCAGAAACTATCCAAATTATCGGTTTTACGGATAGCGTGTGCGTACATTGCTGCGTTATCAGCGGCGATAGACCCAGAGGCTGATTTGTCGACGGCGGTGGAATCAGTGACGCAGACGATACACACGGAAGGGAAGCTTCGAAAGAAGAAGGACGATCCTTGA
- the LOC128675406 gene encoding uncharacterized protein LOC128675406 codes for MENESPATTTKKKRAQWTSQQMENAVKMVERGILSTYAAAARYNIPRRTLRNHLKSGSTTRKLGRSAILTTEQEAGLVRRIIRLADVGVPMTSKMLRVQAFSFCKIKKIPNTFNDAKNAAGKKWLRLFLKRHPELARRKAQMMNPARAQKLNKDIVRDHFSKYKSVLVKLGMEHKPESIYNIDEKNCRISLHHQQEVLTAKGRKRVHQIANEHAESVTVVGCGNAIGSAIPPMILFKGKRLKPEYQDNLPPGSLVKMTPKGSMTTETFIEFINHLNKYRTSGPCLLIFDGAKCHLDFTIVEEAEKCGITLYCLPSNTTHELQPMDKSVYRSFEHHWDQELIKYVSQHPERTVNKTSFNVILSQVWPKCMTITNISNGFRATGLYPYNPDAVPEEAFAPSALSELPIPTNSENMAVLSDEARQTGEQEISTANVEDSDGSGTDTENLPLSLLFKNNLNAETPHKIDNQSTTCEIHEFLPTPKFKVKATAPRKKSLNYRAQEVTKDLFGDKATNSTPQTTVPSSRAEAVPGTSSMIMIDTKTPKSTSVTGRTSAQPAVAATRTASLTADKLTGSKPKRHDKKSSWYCPACKEDRVDDMRQCLTCGVWYHELCVGLTSTDKIFYCSGDCLKKKLKKAD; via the coding sequence ATGGAAAACGAATCACCAGCTACTAccacaaagaaaaaaagggCTCAGTGGACCTCGCAACAGATGGAAAACGCTGTAAAAATGGTAGAAAGGGGTATATTATCTACATATGCTGCTGCAGCTAGATACAACATCCCAAGAAGAACCCTACGCAACCATCTAAAGAGTGGTTCGACTACACGAAAACTAGGTCGGTCGGCTATATTGACTACAGAACAAGAAGCTGGACTTGTCAGAAGAATAATTCGTTTGGCTGATGTTGGAGTACCGATGACTTCAAAAATGTTGCGCGTACAGGCTTTCTCATTctgtaaaattaagaaaattccAAACACTTTCAATGATGCCAAAAATGCAGCGGGGAAAAAATGGTTGAGATTATTCCTCAAACGACACCCTGAATTAGCACGTCGTAAAGCACAGATGATGAATCCAGCTCGTGCTCAAAAACTGAATAAAGATATTGTTAGAGATCACTTTTCCAAATACAAAAGCGTGCTGGTTAAACTTGGAATGGAACATAAACCTGAAAGCATTTACAACATTGATGAGAAAAATTGTCGCATATCTTTGCACCATCAGCAGGAAGTTCTGACAGCCAAAGGGAGAAAGAGAGTTCATCAAATAGCGAATGAGCATGCTGAAAGTGTGACTGTGGTAGGCTGCGGAAATGCTATAGGATCGGCTATTCCGCCAATGATACTATTTAAAGGCAAGCGACTAAAGCCAGAATACCAAGATAATTTACCACCAGGGTCTCTGGTGAAGATGACGCCAAAAGGAAGTATGACAACAGAAACATTCATAGAGTTTATTaatcatttgaataaatacagAACATCAGGGCCATGTCTCCTTATATTTGATGGTGCAAAATGCCACTTGGACTTTACTATTGTCGAGGAAGCTGAGAAATGTGGCATCACTTTATATTGTCTTCCGTCAAATACCACTCACGAATTACAGCCCATGGATAAATCCGTTTATCGTTCTTTTGAGCACCATTGGGACCAAGAGTTGATTAAATACGTCAGTCAGCATCCGGAACGAACCGTTAACAAGACAAGCTTCAATGTCATTCTCTCACAAGTATGGCCGAAATGTATGACTATTACCAATATCTCGAATGGGTTTCGCGCTACAGGGTTGTATCCATATAACCCAGATGCTGTACCTGAAGAGGCGTTTGCGCCCTCTGCGTTGTCAGAACTTCCAATACCTACAAACAGTGAGAATATGGCTGTCTTATCCGATGAAGCAAGACAAACGGGAGAACAAGAGATTTCAACTGCAAATGTGGAAGATTCAGATGGCTCAGGCACAGATACTGAGAATTTGCCACTGTCCTTGCTCTTTAAAAACAACCTGAATGCTGAAACTCCACATAAGATAGACAATCAATCCACCACGTGTGAGATTCATGAATTTTTACCAACTCCTAAGTTTAAAGTTAAAGCGACTGCTCCACGCAAGAAGTCTCTGAATTACAGGGCTCAAGAGGTAACAAAAGATTTGTTTGGTGACAAAGCTACGAATTCCACACCACAGACTACTGTACCATCGTCAAGAGCAGAAGCTGTTCCGGGCACTTCTTCAATGATAATGATTGACACAAAGACACCAAAATCAACGTCAGTCACTGGCCGTACATCTGCACAACCTGCAGTCGCTGCAACGAGGACCGCTTCTTTGACAGCAGATAAGCTTACGGGATCAAAACCAAAACGTCACGATAAGAAATCTTCTTGGTACTGTCCAGCTTGTAAAGAAGATCGAGTTGATGATATGCGACAATGTCTTACTTGTGGCGTTTGGTATCATGAGCTGTGTGTTGGACTCACATcaactgataaaatattttactgttctggagattgtttaaaaaaaaagttgaaaaaggctgattaa